Genomic window (Trichomycterus rosablanca isolate fTriRos1 chromosome 16, fTriRos1.hap1, whole genome shotgun sequence):
ttataaaagatgttttagatttaaatatgttaaaaaattaattattttcccTGGTGCTGCAGATTTAAGCACATTTTAAGCACAGATCTCGTTTTCATTAAGAAACCTCAGTCTTTCTGAGTGTAGTGTTTTGCAGTCTATCAGTATGTGTTTGATTGTTAGTCTCTCTTTACATCGATGGCAGGTTGGAGCATCTTCCCTGGTGAGGAGATGCTTGTGCGTGAGTTTAGAGTGTCCGATTCGGCATCTTGTGAGGATGGTTTGGTTTAGTCGACTGTCTATTCTAGTGCAGGTTTGTCCTACTTTCGGCTCTAGTGTGTACAGTTCTGTTAgggaaattacattcatgtgcacaatgactaggaaagtaaaggcacgaagtaaaacggctaaatacactcgctcaTCTGTTGTtatttatctgaacttacagattatttgtttatttctacgccaCATCTCCAAcacatgttttgtgtagattatatcgactcggactcgtattttgtgactcgtGAGACCATTACAGGGTTAAGTGCGAGACTGCAGGTCTACTGTACAATTTGATGATCTGATATCCGATCGAGTcctaccacactcactcactcactcactcacttaaccacttatccaatcagagtCGCAGTGACACCCAGACccagacacacagtaacaccctggacgtacTGACAAAAAACGTCCATCACATTCACCACGGTACCATCAGCATCAATGATCCAGCCCTGACGCAGAGCTGTCCGATAGTGGACAATAAATGAAGTTTGACATCTGTACAAATCATCCTGTGCTTATAACCTGCCGAGATATTTCAGTCAGTCCTTCCTCATACAGACTCTGCATGTAATCGTTTTGATTACAGGAGCCGAGTTTGGTGATGTTCTGGATCATAAATACACCCACCCTCATCATCACTGCTGTCAGGCTGAGGCTTCTTTATCCTCCGTCTTTTCTTCTTCTGACTCTCTTCCTTTTCGTCTTCGCTGTCCGAATGCTCGAGGCGCTTCGTTTTACtgttcgaaaatggaagaagaaGGACAACCATTTAAACCTCAACAGCTAAATGATCATACGACTCAGCtagccttgtttttttttttcaggaacacttatgtaaatgtattttagtattttatcaatgttttattttagtgcAAGCTCCTTGTACACAAAagtataaagtatttttaatatatctGATCTAAACTTGGACTAATCAGTCTTTTTGATTACAATACTGATACTGATTTTCCATTATTCACCGTCTCTGCTCAGCCTCATTccagcagccagcagaggccgcaattgcagcagtaCTGAGGAATCACTTCGACCCTAGACGGTCTAACTGACCCATTGCTAAAATCAGTAAGAGAAATCATACCTGCGTGAGTCTTTGGAGTCATTTTTCTTTACTGTAGCCTCCGTCTGTTTCTCCTCCTTTATGTCCGGTTGAGATTTGGGTGGGGTATGAGACTGTTTtgtgcttcctgctgctgatgTCGCACTCCCGTCCGTCTCttcttttatgtttttgtctGGACCAGCGGCTACCTTTTCTGCAttacacaaaaataattaatgatacGTTACAAAACAAATCTGAACATGGGTACATCTAATCATTCATGTAATTATCCAATCAgccaataataatattgttatacTCACTGACTGCACACTTCCCAAAAAAGTTGTTCATGGCGTTAGCTTTAGATGATACCTTGGTTTTAGGTGCTTCAGCCTGAAACACAAGTGTCGATTATTACAAGGAGCAGAATCTATGGCAGGAAATGTCAAAGACAAACGGCATCAGTCTAAGTGACAGGGATGGATGCTACTTTTTAAAATCATCACTAAACAAATAACCACctacattgtttgtttattaggattttaacgtcatgttttacaccctttggttacattcatgacaggaacggtagtcactcattacacaagattcatcagttcacaagattatatggaacacagtcatggacaatttagtgtccccagttcacctcacttgcatgtttttggactgtggacactaggggactgaacccaggaccttcttgctgtgaggcgacagtgccatcCCCCACCTACATTGAAATCTTTATATATGGTCCCTTTTTACAGGACCAGGTGCACTTAATGGTGCTAAGACGTGCGTATATAATTGCGTATATAACACGTCTATATACGCAACACAGATTGGGTTCAATTCTTCTGCAGAATTGGACATTTTTAGGCACAAATCTATTCGGTCCAACTGTAAAACTCACTCCCCGAGTAACTGTAAACTATAGCAAAATCTCAGCTAGCACACTGCTATAGTAACACTTCTGCTATTATAGATAACCACATAACCAAGCAACTGCAAGCAACGTATACAGAGAACCTACaaaactcatttacattttcagcatttagcaggtgcttttatccaaagcaacttacattatacagactaagcaattgagagttaagggccttgcttaagggcccaacagtgacaacctggcagtggtggggcttgaaccagcgaccttttgattactagtccagtaccttaaccactaggctacaacaccTCTGGAGAGTACGGTGCCATTTTTCTTACTATTAAGGCAGCTGgaattattacatttttcatttcgtctcatttcaatgttttttcatgacagctttatcctggtcagggtcatggtgggtccagatTTTTCCACAgtcacttggcacaatgcagtaacacaccccggactgGACGCCAAGCCTTTAAGGGTCCTGGCCATCTCACTTTGACATTTGAGAGGTTTTTATCCAAaccgacttacaattatgactcaaTAAAATTtgggcaattaagggttaaaggtttgctcaggtgtccaaccGTGGCAACTtgatagtggtggggcttgaactgataatcttctgattactagtccagcaccttaactactgagctactACTGTACTGCCTCTCTGTATCACCGTCTGACCAGGGGGATTCGAACACTGGATCCCagtagtagtgggctagcatgattTATAGCTGTGCCATCTGAGCGACTGGAACTACTGGACTAGACTCGTCGCCACAGTGTaaatagaacacacacacacacacacacacaggatttCCTCCCATCTTTACTCTGCATGGAACAAACTGACTTGACTTACTGCAGAATCGTCTTTCTGTTCCGTTTTCACCTCTTTGTTCTGCTCGTCACTTTTCGTCCCAGCTTTGGTCGAAAACATTCCCATGATGCCCGCAGGCCGTTTGGCTTTGGCAGCAGGTGCTGTGGAGTTGTTCAGGACTGGTTTCTTGGCTTCGTGGTCAGTTACGGCAGCAAGAGATTTCTCCTGAGCTCTCTGCAGCTGGGCGGTGGACATGGGTACAGCAGCAGAGCACCGGATGGCACTGTACCTGCAGAAAACGGTGCAATATGGGTTAGCAAACAGCGATAAAGACAAACGGTGGGTGGCCGAAATGTGTGTGCAGTGGAAAATATGAATAAAGACTTCTGAGGTAAACAGGGACGGACGCAACTGGACAAAACAGTGAACTGCACTTAGATAAGCGAGATTATGTAGCAATACGGAACAGGGGTGGCCGTAATGTGGGTGCAGCAGGCACATGAGAACCTCTACATACTTGTAGCAAAAACCACCGTGCAAAGACGCCCAGCTTGGTCTAAATAACAGACGATCTGGGCCACTGAGCAATTAAGGAAATGAAAGTAAATGAAGTGATGATAATAGTGAAATAGCAGTGCTAGGATTTATTTAGAGTATGCTTTACTGTCGATTTAGGACATGACGTAGTGTCTTTGTGACCTACTTGTTGCAGTTCTTCAGGTTTTCCTTCACGGCATCGTAGTCTGTGCTGTAGAGTGGAGCGCTGTCCTTCAGCTCAGCTTTCTGTACgctgtacacatgtacactcACCGTCACGTCCAGCTTCGACTTCATGTCTGAAGAACATGCACAGGAATTAAGAAACAATGCAATTCAAACACACGACACTAAGCGAGCCACATATACTCCAACGCTGACGCCAAACAATGAAACTAATTTAGTACGTAGAACTAAAGAAGCTTGCTTAAAACTAGACCTGCAACTGTTGTTTAGGTTCTGAGGTGTAGGCAAAACGTATATAGAGCAGTATCAAAAGTATTATTTATACTACTGCTCACCGCTAGATCTCGCCGCCATTGATTATGCTAGACTGCACGTCACGACAGAGGTTTATGTATACATGTGCTGAAAGAGCTTGGCTACGGAGGACTAACGGCTTCTATAACTCGATGCGGCAAAATGACCACACTGACTAATTGATTAAcagataaattaaaaaaaataataattaaaaaataaataaataaatatcggATTCAATTTCAACACTTAATGGACTGCTTTAAAAACTAATTCATTTTTTTCCACCTTCGTACTCAACTTTTCGCACTGTGCTAAAGTCCTGAATCTAAGTCTGGCCGTTTATGGCAAATTAGTCAGCGCTGGTGTTTTTACGTACCGTCCAGCTTGTCTTCACGCACTACTGACACTTTATGGcactgaaagaaagaaataaaaagcacaaaatGAATACGAGTAATATGTgtgaataatatacagcaagCAGGGCATGTTAGGATGAATATATAACCACAATTATTCAAGCTAAAATGACTGTAATAAGTCATCAGCTTTCAACATTCTAAAAGTATAAGGGCCCAGGGGTAGGACTTGAACCAGGgtacttctgattactagtccagtatctgcTGAGCTGTTACTGCCCACTTACCATCTCGTAATAACGGCAGTAATGTTCTCAGGTCCGActactgtttacatttttgtttaaatgGTTCTGCTTGTGgtgtttatgttcatcttactgttctacCTCACTGCCACGTTCACTGGTTCACTGGTCATCATCTAATCAAGCATAGAGGCGTGTTGCTAGGAAACTTCAATGGGACGCTTTAAGCTCGTCATTGAGCAAAATTTGCATTTCTATTCAATCAATCATGACCAAATTGCAGACAggt
Coding sequences:
- the pold3 gene encoding DNA polymerase delta subunit 3 isoform X1 codes for the protein MDDLYLDNIDEYVNDQNKIVTYKWLSLTLGIHVNTAKQMLYHYLEQRRKERSGTTLRATYLVSGKCVENGNTCHKVSVVREDKLDDMKSKLDVTVSVHVYSVQKAELKDSAPLYSTDYDAVKENLKNCNKYSAIRCSAAVPMSTAQLQRAQEKSLAAVTDHEAKKPVLNNSTAPAAKAKRPAGIMGMFSTKAGTKSDEQNKEVKTEQKDDSAAEAPKTKVSSKANAMNNFFGKCAVKKVAAGPDKNIKEETDGSATSAAGSTKQSHTPPKSQPDIKEEKQTEATVKKNDSKDSRSKTKRLEHSDSEDEKEESQKKKRRRIKKPQPDSSDDEVIPDSPPVPDVRTPSPKKQVKKEPVSQENSEGRRRKRRRVLKSRTFVDDEDCIVTEKGYESESYSESDDDSKVSGKPSEDSASLKQFMGKRDEEKKVKEKAQKKAAAAAANKPVKQASIMGFFQKK
- the pold3 gene encoding DNA polymerase delta subunit 3 isoform X2, with amino-acid sequence MLYHYLEQRRKERSGTTLRATYLVSGKCVENGNTCHKVSVVREDKLDDMKSKLDVTVSVHVYSVQKAELKDSAPLYSTDYDAVKENLKNCNKYSAIRCSAAVPMSTAQLQRAQEKSLAAVTDHEAKKPVLNNSTAPAAKAKRPAGIMGMFSTKAGTKSDEQNKEVKTEQKDDSAAEAPKTKVSSKANAMNNFFGKCAVKKVAAGPDKNIKEETDGSATSAAGSTKQSHTPPKSQPDIKEEKQTEATVKKNDSKDSRSKTKRLEHSDSEDEKEESQKKKRRRIKKPQPDSSDDEVIPDSPPVPDVRTPSPKKQVKKEPVSQENSEGRRRKRRRVLKSRTFVDDEDCIVTEKGYESESYSESDDDSKVSGKPSEDSASLKQFMGKRDEEKKVKEKAQKKAAAAAANKPVKQASIMGFFQKK